In Arvicola amphibius chromosome 1, mArvAmp1.2, whole genome shotgun sequence, one DNA window encodes the following:
- the Pcnx3 gene encoding pecanex-like protein 3 isoform X7 — protein sequence MGSQVLQILRQGVWASLTGGWFFDPHQSTFSNCFHLYVWIFLLIFPFLLYMVLPPSLMVAGVYCLVVAVIFATIKTVNYRLHAMFDQGEIVEKRNSTMGEQEEEAAQGDSSLPRDPGVEMTVFRKVSSTPPVRCSSQHSVFGFNQVSELLPRMEDPGPLKDIKELVREQGSNNVIVTSADREMLKLSSQEKLIGDLPQTPPGVVPDPSLPSTDSSERSPLAGDGVPWGGSSVADTPMSPLLKGSLSQELSKSFLTLTRPDRALVRTSSRREQCRGTGGYQPLDRRGSGDPTPQKAGSSDSCFSGTDRETLSSFKSEKTNSTHLDSPPGGHAPEGSDTDPPSEAELPASPDAGVPSDDTLRSFDTVIGAGTPPGQAEPLLVVRPKDLSLLRPNKRRPPMRGHSPPGRAPRRPLLEGSGFFEDEDTSEGSELSPASSLRSQRRYSTDSSSSTSCYSPESSRGAAGGPRKRRAPHGAEEGAAVPPKRPYGTQRTPSTASAKTHARVLSMDGAGTDVLRAPLAGSKAELEAQPGVELAAGEPAVLPAEARRGPAANQPGWRGELQEEGAVGGAPEDTGQRECTSNVRRAQAIRRRHNAGSNPTPPASVMGSPPSSLQEAQRGRAASHSRALTLPSALHFASSLLLTRAGPNVHEASNFDDTSEGAVHYFYDESASLRCGCHHPCSADEETKAHLKLQAELVVEQSRIQGVRRSYTFGLAGGGYENPVGQPGDQAANGAWDRHSHSSSFHSADVPEATGGLNLLQPRPVVLQGMQEQTLMEEAPPRAQHSYKYWFLPGRWTSVRYERLALLALLDRTRGIMENIFGVGLSSLVAFLGYLLLLKGFFTDIWVFQFCLVIASCQYSLLKSVQPDAASPMHGHNWVIAYSRPVYFCICCLLIWLLDALGTAQPFPPVSLYGLTLFSASFFFCARDVATVFTLCFPFVFLLGLLPQVNTCLMYLLEQIDMHGFGGTAATSPLTAVFSLTRSLLAAALLYGFCLGAIKTPWPEQHVPVLFSVFCGLLVALSYHLSRQSSDPTVLWSLVRSKLFPELEERSLETARVEPPDPLPEKMRQSVREVLHSDLVMCVVIAVLTFAISASTVFIALKSVLGFVLYALAGAVGFFTHYLLPQLRKQLPWFCLSQPVLKPLEYSQYEVRGAAQVMWFEKLYAGLQCVEKYLIYPAVVLNALTVDAHTVVSHPDKFCLYCRALLMTVAGLKLLRSAFCCPPQQYLTLAFTVLLFHFDYPRLSQGFLLDYFLMSLLCSKLWDLLYKLRFVLTYIAPWQITWGSAFHAFAQPFAVPHSAMLFLQALLSGLFSTPLNPLLGSAVFIMSYARPLKFWERDYNTKRVDHSNTRLVTQLDRNPGADDNNLNSIFYEHLTRSLQHTLCGDLVLGRWGNYGPGDCFVLASDYLNALVHLIEVGNGLVTFQLRGLEFRGTYCQQREVEAITEGVEEDEGCCCCEPGHLPRVLSFNAAFGQRWLAWEVTASKYVLEGYSISDNNAASMLQVFDLRKILITYYVKSIIYYVSRSPKLETWLNHEGITAALRPVRALGYADSDPTFSLSVDEDYDLRLSGLSLPSFCAVHLEWIQYCASRRSQPVDQDWNSPLVTLCFGLCVLGRRALGTASHSMSASLEPFLYGLHALFKGDFRITSPRDEWVFADMDLLHRVVAPGVRMALKLHQDHFTSPDEYEEPAALYDAIAANEERLVISHEGDPAWRSAILSNTPSLLALRHVMDDASDEYKIIMLNRRHLSFRVIKVNRECVRGLWAGQQQELVFLRNRNPERGSIQNAKQALRNMINSSCDQPLGYPIYVSPLTTSLAGSHPQLRALWGGPVSLGAIARWLLRSWERLHKGCGAGCNSGGNVDDSDCAGGGGLTSLSNNPPLAHPTPENTAGGSEQPLPPGPSWGPRPSLSGSGDGRPPPLLQWPPPRLSGPPPASPAPTEGPRPSRPPGPCLLSSEGPSGKWSLGGRKGLGGSDGETASGSPKGGTPKSQAPLDLSLSPDVSSEASPARITQDIPCLDSSAPESGTPTGAPGDWPVTVEERESPAAQPLLEHQY from the exons ATGGGGTCTCAGGTGTTGCAGATCCTGCGCCAGGGGGTGTGGGCCTCGCTCACCGGCGGTTGGTTTTTCGATCCGCATCAGAGCACCTTCTCCAACTGCTTCCATCTCTATGTCTGGATCTTCTTGCTCATCTTTCCCTTCCTGCTGTACATG GTCCTGCCCCCCAGCTTGATGGTGGCTGGAGTATACTGCCTGGTAGTAGCTGTCATCTTTGCTACCATCAAGACTGTGAACTATCGCCTGCACGCCATGTTCGACCAGGGCGAGATTGTGGAGAAACGCAACTCTACCAtgggggagcaggaagaagaggctgCCCAGGGGGACAGCAGTCTTCCCAG GGACCCTGGTGTGGAGATGACAGTGTTCCGGAAAGTGAGCTCCACACCCCCTGTGCGCTGcagttcccagcattctgtgTTTGGCTTCAACCAGGTTTCG GAACTGCTGCCCCGGATGGAGGATCCTGGGCCCCTCAAAG ACATCAAGGAACTGGtccgggagcagggcagcaacAACGTGATTGTGACCTCGGCCGATCGAGAGATGCTGAAGCTCAGCTCTCAGGAGAAACTGA TTGGAGACCTTCCCCAGACACCCCCAGGGGTTGTCCCAGACCCCTCTCTCCCCAGTACAGACTCTTCCGAGCGTTCTCCCCTGGCTGGAGATGGTGTTCCCTGGGGTGGGAGCAGTGTGGCTGACACGCCCATGAGCCCCTTACTGAAGGGGAGCCTCAGCCAGGAGCTAAGCAAGAGCTTCTTGACCCTGACACGGCCTGACCGGGCCCTAGTGAGGACCAGCAGTCGACGGGAACAATGTCGAGGAACTGGAGGCTACCAGCCCCTGGACCGGAGGGGCTCAGGTGACCCCACGCCCCAGAAAGCTGGCTCTTCAGATTCCTGTTTCAGTGGCACTGACAGGGAGACTCTGAGCAGCTTCAAGAGTGAGAAAACCAACTCTACGCACTTGGACAGCCCCCCTGGTGGGCATGCCCCTGAGGGCAGCGACACAGACCCTCCCTCAGAGGCTGAACTGCCTGCCTCCCCAGATGCTGGGGTCCCCTCAGATGATACACTTCGTTCCTTTGACACAGTCATTGGAGCAGGGACACCACCGGGCCAAGCTGAGCCGCTCCTGGTTGTGCGGCCTAAGGACTTGTCCCTGCTGCGACCTAACAAACGGCGCCCTCCCATGCGAGGACACTCCCCACCTGGCCGTGCCCCTAGAAGGCCATTGCTGGAGGGCTCAGGCTTTTTTGAAGATGAAGACACCAGCGAAGGTAGTGAGCTGAGTCCAGCATCCAGTCTCCGGTCTCAGCGCCGCTACAGTACTGACAGCTCATCATCTACTTCCTGCTACTCCCCTGAGAGCTCCCGGGGTGCAGCAGGGGGTCCTCGGAAGCGGCGGGCCCCTCATGGGGCTGAAGAGGGAGCTGCTGTGCCCCCTAAGAGACCATATGGGACCCAGCGGACTCCCAGTACTGCCAGTGCCAAAACTCACGCGCGTGTGCTAAGTATGGATGGGGCAGGGACTGATGTCTTAAGGGCTCCCCTGGCTGGCTCCAAGGCTGAGCTGGAGGCCCAACCAGGAGTGGAGCTGGCTGCTGGTGAGCCTGCTGTGCTGCCTGCTGAAGCCCGCAGGGGACCTGCTGCCAACCAGCCTGGCTGGCGGGGGGAGCTGCAGGAGGAAGGTGCTGTGGGGGGAG CACCTGAGGACACTGGTCAGCGGGAATGCACAAGCAATGTGAGGCGGGCTCAGGCTATCCGGAGACGACACAATGCAGGCAGTAACCCTACCCCTCCAGCCTCTGTCATGGGCTCACCACCCAG CAGCCTGCAAGAGGCTCAGCGGGGCCGGGCTGCTTCCCACTCCCGggcactgactctgccttctgctcTGCACTTCGCCTCTTCTTTGCTGCTCACCCGAGCTGGCCCCAATGTCCACGAAGCCAGCAATTTTGATGACACCTCCGAGGGTGCTGTGCACTACTTCTACGACGAGAGCG CATCTCTGAGGTGTGGGTGCCATCATCCCTGCTCTGctgatgaggaaaccaaggcacaCCTGAAGCTACAGGCTGAGCTAGTGGTAGAACAGAGCCGTATCCAAG GTGTTCGGCGGTCATACACCTTTGGCCTAGCTGGAGGTGGCTATGAGAACCCTGTGGGGCAGCCAGGGGATCAGGCAGCCAATGGAGCCTG GGACCGCCACTCACATTCCTCCAGCTTCCACTCAGCTGATGTGCCTGAAGCCACAGGAGGCCTGAACCTGCTGCAGCCCAGGCCGGTGGTTCTTCAGGGTATGCAG GAGCAGACACTGATGGAGGAGGCGCCGCCCCGGGCCCAGCACAGCTATAAGTACTGGTTTCTTCCTGGCCGTTGGACCTCTGTGCGCTATGAGCGTCTGGCCCTGCTGGCTCTGTTGGACCG GACAAGGGGAATCATGGAGAACATTTTTGGCGTTGGACTGAGCAGCCTGGTGGCCTTCTTGGGATACCTGTTGCTGCTCAAGGGGTTCTTCACTGACATCTGGGTCTTCCAGTTCTGCCTGGTCATCGCCTCCTGTCAGTACTCCCTGCTCAAG AGTGTGCAGCCTGATGCAGCATCTCCCATGCAT GGCCACAACTGGGTGATTGCATACAGCCGGCCAGTCTACTTCTGCATCTGCTGTCTCCTCATCTGGCTGTTGGACGCCCTGGGCACAGCTCAGCCCTTCCCACCAGTCTCCCTCTATGGCCTCAcgctcttctctgcctccttcttcttctgtgcCCGAGACGTGGCCACTG TGTTCACCTTGTGCTTCCCGTTCGTCTTCCTCCTGGGCCTCCTGCCCCAGGTCAACACCTGCCTCATGTACCTCCTGGAGCAGATAGATATGCATGGCTTTGGAGGCACAG CTGCTACCAGCCCGCTCACTGCGGTCTTCAGCCTCACCCGAAGCCTGCTGGCTGCTGCCCTGCTTTATGGCTTCTGCCTCGGGGCCATTAAG ACACCTTGGCCGGAGCAGCACGTCCCTGTCCTCTTTTCAGTCTTCTGTGGCCTCCTGGTGGCACTGTCCTACCATCTGAGCCGGCAGAGCAGTGACCCCACTGTGCTCTG GTCTCTAGTCCGGAGTAAGCTCTTCCCTGAACTAGAGGAGCGGAGTCTTGAGACAGCCCGGGTGGAGCCCCCAGACCCACTGCCAGAGAAGATGCGCCAGTCTGTG CGTGAGGTCCTGCACTCCGACCTGGTGATGTGTGTGGTGATCGCTGTGCTCACCTTTGCCATCAGTGCCAGCACCGTCTTCATTGCCCTGAAG TCAGTGCTGGGCTTCGTGTTGTATGCACTGGCAGGAGCTGTGGGCTTCTTCACACATTACCTGCTGCCGCAGCTCCGCAAACAGCTACCCTGGTTCTGCCTCTCCCAGCCTGTGCTGAAGCCACTGGAATACAGCCAGTACGAAGTGCGAG GTGCTGCCCAGGTGATGTGGTTTGAGAAGCTCTATGCTGGCCTGCAGTGTGTTGAGAAGTACCTCATCTACCCTGCTGTGGTTCTCAATGCGCTCACAGTGGATGCTCACACGGTTGTCAGCCATCCAGACAAATTCTGCCTCTA CTGCCGGGCATTGCTGATGACTGTGGCTGGGCTGAAGCTGCTCCGCTCAGCCTTCTGTTGCCCACCCCAGCAGTACTTGACCTTGGCCTTCACCGTCCTGCTCTTCCACTTTGACTACCCTCGGCTCTCGCAGGGCTTTCTGCTCGACTACTTCCTCATGTCCCTGCTCTGCAGCAAG CTGTGGGACCTGCTGTACAAGCTGCGCTTTGTGCTGACGTACATTGCACCGTGGCAGATCACCTGGGGCTCAGCCTTCCATGCCTTTGCCCAGCCGTTCGCTGTACCAC ACTCGGCCATGCTGTTCCTCCAGGCCCTGCTTTCAGGGCTCTTCTCTACCCCACTCAACCCCCTGCTGGGCAGTGCTGTCTTCATCATGTCCTACGCAAGACCCCTCAAGTTCTGGGAGAGGGACTACAA CACTAAACGTGTGGATCATTCAAACACCCGCCTAGTGACACAGCTGGACCGGAACCCAG GCGCTGATGACAACAACCTCAACTCCATCTTCTATGAGCACTTGACACGCTCGCTGCAGCACACCCTATGTGGGGACCTGGTCCTGGGCCGCTGGGGCAACTATGGCCCTGGTGACTGCTTTGTCCTGGCCTCCGACTACCTCAATGCGCTGGTGCACCTTATCGAGGTTGGAAATGGCCTCGTCACCTTCCAGCTGCGTGGCCTTGAGTTCAGGG GCACATACTGCCAGCAGCGCGAGGTGGAGGCCATCACCGAAGGTGTGGAGGAGGAtgagggctgctgctgctgcgagCCTGGCCACCTGCCCCGGGTCCTGTCCTTCAATGCTGCCTTTGGGCAGCGCTGGCTGGCCTGGGAGGTGACAGCCAGCAAGTACGTGCTGGAAGGCTATAGTATCAGTGACAACAACGCGGCCTCCATGCTGCAGGTGTTCGATCTCCGCAAGATCCTCATCACCTACTATGTCAAG AGCATCATCTACTATGTGAGCCGTTCTCCAAAGCTGGAGACCTGGCTGAACCATGAGGGCATCACAGCTGCCCTACGGCCTGTGAGAGCCCTTGGCTACGCTGACTCAGACCCTACCTTCTCACTGAGTGTTGATGAAGACTATGACCTTCGCCTGTCTGGCCTCTCGCTGCCATCCTTCTGCGCTGTTCACCTTGAGTGGATCCAGTACTGTGCCTCTCGGCGCAGCCAG CCCGTGGACCAGGATTGGAATTCACCATTGGTTACACTATGCTTTGGCCTGTGTGTGCTGGGTCGCCGGGCCCTGGGGACAGCCTCACACAGCATGTCTGCCAG CCTGGAGCCCTTCCTCTATGGCCTGCATGCCCTGTTCAAGGGGGACTTCCGCATCACCTCCCCTCGTGATGAGTGGGTCTTTGCTGATATGGACCTGCTTCACCGAGTGGTGGCACCTGGGGTTCGCATGGCCCTCAAGCTTCACCAG GACCACTTCACGTCTCCTGATGAGTATGAGGAACCAGCAGCCCTGTATGACGCCATTGCAGCCAATGAGGAACGGCTGGTCATCTCACATGAGGGCGACCCTGCCTGGCGCAGTGCCATCCTCAGCAACACACCCTCCCTGCTGGCACTGCGCCATGTCATGGACGATGCTTCTGACGAGTACAAGATCATCATGCTCAACCGGCGCCATCTCAGCTTCCGCGTCATTAAG GTAAACCGAGAGTGTGTGCGTGGGCTGTGGGCTGGGCAGCAGCAGGAGCTGGTGTTCCTGCGCAACCGCAACCCTGAGCGTGGCAGCATCCAGAATGCCAAACAGGCACTCCGCAACATGATCAACTCTTCCTGTGACCAGCCACTGGGCTACCCCATCTACGTATCACCTCTTACCACATCTCTGGCCGGCAGCCACCCCCAACTGCGGGCACTGTGGGGTGGCCCTGTCAGTCTGGGTGCCATTGCCCGATGGCTCCTACGCAGCTGGGAGAG ACTGCATAAGGGCTGTGGCGCTGGCTGCAATAGTGGTGGGAATGTGGATGACTCGGACTGTGCTGGGGGTGGCGGCCTGACCTCCCTCAGCAATAACCCCCCCTTGGCACACCCCACACCTGAAAACACAGCAG GCGGCAGTGAGCAGCCCCTCCCACCAGGTCCTAGCTGGGGGCCTCGGCCTTCCCTCAGTGGCTCTGGTGATGGGCGGCCCCCTCCTCTGCTGCAGTGGCCTCCCCCTCGGCTCTCTGGACCACCCCCTGCCTCACCTGCTCCCACTGAGGGTCCCCGGCCCTCAAGACCTCCTGGCCCTTGTCTCCTCAGTTCTGAGGGGCCCAGTGGGAAGTGGAGTCTGGGGGGtcggaagggactgggaggatcTGATGGGGAGACAGCCTCAGGGAGCCCCAAAGGAGGCACTCCCAAATCTCAG GCGCCCCTAGACCTCAGCCTCAGCCCTGATGTCAGCTCTGAGGCCTCACCTGCCAGAATAACCCAGGACATTCCTTGCTTGGACAGCAGCGCCCCTGAAAGTGGCACACCCACTGGCGCCCCAGGTGACTGGCCTGTCACTGTTGAGGAACGAGAGAGCCCAGCTGCCCAGCCCTTGCTGGAGCATCAGTACTGA